The following proteins are co-located in the Naumovozyma dairenensis CBS 421 chromosome 9, complete genome genome:
- the DIP5 gene encoding dicarboxylic amino acid permease (similar to Saccharomyces cerevisiae DIP5 (YPL265W)) — MTIRQIPSNSTSDQYEEYFEQLPKKEFKLPIQEEELINDDLERNISSASSQDENDSYNIDGKTEGTRLKKALKARHVSMIAIGGSLGTGLLIGTGTSLALAGPVSTLIAYAFVGLLVFFTMACLGEMATYIPLDGFTSYASRYCDPALGFAVGYAYLFKYFILPPNQLTAAALVIQYWVDKEKVNPGVWVTIFLVVIVSINVFGVRFFGEFEFWLSSFKVLVMLGLMLLLFILMLGGGPDHDRLGFRYWRHPGSFKEYSETITGDTGRFVAFVSVFVYATYAYLGIELTGIVAAEAQNPRKSIPKAIKLTMYRIVIFYLISIFLLGMCVAYDDPLLIKAKNSSTSAAASPFVVAIINSGINALPHIINACVLVFVFSACNSDLYVSSRSLYSLAIDNKAPKIFAKTNRWGIPYYALSVSVLFCLLAYMCVSSASAKIFNYFVNVVSIFGILSWISILITYICFDRAVRAQGVDKSTFAYVAPFQPYGAWFSLFFCCLIALIKNFTVFLNHQFDYKNFITGYIGLPVFFFCYFGYKFTYKTKVIDPLKVDLYTFKAAIDQEEEDGKMADAEKAERIKQNGKNFEWFYDKFLGNIF, encoded by the coding sequence atgacAATCAGACAGATTCCTTCAAATAGTACTTCTGATCAGTACGAAGAATACTTCGAACAACTCCCCAAGAAGGAATTCAAACTCCCCAtccaagaagaagaactaATAAACGATGACTTGGAAAGAAACATAAGTTCTGCAAGTTCccaagatgaaaatgattcatATAACATCGATGGTAAAACTGAAGGTACTCGTCTAAAGAAAGCCCTAAAGGCCCGTCACGTCTCAATGATCGCCATCGGTGGTTCTCTAGGGACAGGTCTGTTAATCGGTACAGGTACATCTCTAGCATTGGCAGGTCCAGTATCCACTTTAATCGCTTACGCATTCGTTGGACTTCTAGTCTTCTTCACTATGGCTTGTTTAGGTGAAATGGCTACATATATCCCATTAGATGGGTTCACTAGTTATGCATCCCGTTATTGTGATCCTGCTTTAGGTTTCGCGGTCGGTTATGCttatcttttcaaatatttcatcttACCACCAAATCAATTGACCGCTGCTGCTTTAGTCATTCAATATTGGGTCGATAAGGAAAAAGTTAACCCAGGTGTTTGGGTTACTATCTTTTTAGTCGTTATTGTATCTATTAATGTCTTTGGTGTTAGATTCTTTGGTGAATTCGAATTTTGGTTATCTTCATTTAAAGTTCTTGTTATGCTTGGTTTAATGCTTCTATTATTCATCTTAATGTTAGGTGGTGGACCTGATCATGATAGATTAGGTTTCAGATATTGGAGACATCCAGGttcatttaaagaatattctGAGACAATCACTGGTGATACTGGTAGATTTGTTGCATTCGTTTCTGTTTTCGTTTACGCCACTTACGCTTATTTAGGTATTGAATTAACTGGTATTGTTGCCGCTGAAGCTCAAAATCCAAGGAAAAGTATTCCAAAGGCAATCAAATTAACCATGTACCGTATTGTTATCTTCTATTTAATTAGTATTTTCCTATTGGGTATGTGTGTCGCTTATGATGATCCATTATTGATTAAGGCTAAAAATTCAAGTACCTCTGCTGCTGCCTCTCCATTTGTTGTTGCAATCATTAACTCTGGTATTAATGCACTACCCCATATTATTAATGCATGTGTCTTAGTTTTCGTGTTCAGTGCATGTAACTCTGACTTGTATGTCTCATCAAGATCTCTTTACAGTTTGGCTATTGATAACAAAGCTCCCAAGATCTTTGCGAAGACAAACAGATGGGGTATTCCATACTATGCTCTTTCTGTTTCAGTtctattttgtttattagCTTATATGTGTGTTTCTTCTGCATCTGCTAAGATCTTTAACTATTTTGTTAACGTCGTTTCCATCTTTGGTATTTTAAGTTGGATTTCAATCTTAATCACTTACATTTGCTTCGATAGAGCTGTTCGTGCTCAAGGTGTTGACAAATCTACTTTCGCTTATGTTGCACCATTCCAACCATACGGTGCTTGgttttcattattcttttgTTGCTTAATTGCCTTGATCAAGAATTTTACAGTTTTCTTAAACCATCAATTCGATTATAAGAACTTCATTACCGGTTACATTGGTTTACCagttttcttcttttgttatTTTGGTTATAAATTCACATACAAGACTAAGGTTATTGATCCATTAAAGGTTGATCTTTACACATTCAAAGCAGCCATtgatcaagaagaagaagatggtaAGATGGCTGATGCAGAAAAGGCTGAAAGAATTAAACAAAATGGTAAGAACTTTGAATGGTTCTACGATAAATTCTTGGGTAATATCTTCtaa